Proteins encoded within one genomic window of Gemmatimonadaceae bacterium:
- a CDS encoding response regulator — protein sequence MSALDHLRNQPLRRKFTAFIVLTAAVALIVSSVGVVVWDQYEFRRKLPQELRGLAGIVGTNVQSALDFNDTEAALKTLANLGTERGIVSAVVYDGAGRPFAHYARDAHAARQIPVRAGPDGHAFVGDQLEVNVPIRRGSELLGSVYLKSELTALTERLRAVVGIMGAVLVGTVLVSIVLSSVVLGLVTEPILRLAGVARDVSTHQDYSVRAEPHGNDEVGTLITAFNGMLDEIQKRDDALTDARENLERRVGERTLALTMEITERERTEAQLRVAKDEAEAAARAKSEFLATMSHEIRTPMNGVLGMTELMLDTELSSRQREYVLAIQQSGESLLTIINDILDFSKVEAGKFDIENVEFDLPRVVGDAVDLFARKAAEKQITLRSTVAPAARRMVGGDPTRVRQIILNLVGNAIKFTARGEVSIDTTVQEDDGTSMLVRIAVRDTGIGVDADTVARLFEPFTQADSSTSRKYGGTGLGLAISRKLTELMGGEVGVESASGQGSTFWFTVRVRRVDAAGGAPRVADAAPPAATEARGSQASNLDGSAAPVLHALAHEATAEEAQLHTRDVVRNSFLGTRVLLADDNDINQFVARSFLDTLGCAVVVVPTGADAVEAARERDFDIILMDCQMPEMDGYDATRVIRAERSHEARRIPIVALTASAIDGERERCLSAGMDDYLSKPFRLDELFVVFRRWCGQLEQGVTDAPLALGRGAWQESGTTSSVWNDIVGEERPPRNAAPANERMHRILGQGSALDVGSLRRESDSATAPSQRRTSIRWYRQSAPQLLQALRDSVVADDRQAVRGLAHEFQRSSAHVGATQLAGLLRTMERLVELVSIEELELRCAEVELAYEAAERELDAVEAGERE from the coding sequence GTGAGCGCGCTCGACCATCTGCGAAACCAGCCCCTTCGTCGCAAGTTCACGGCGTTCATCGTGCTCACCGCCGCCGTGGCGCTCATCGTCTCGTCCGTCGGCGTGGTGGTGTGGGATCAGTACGAATTCCGTCGCAAGCTGCCGCAGGAGCTGCGCGGGCTGGCGGGGATCGTGGGAACCAACGTCCAGTCGGCGCTCGACTTCAACGACACGGAAGCCGCGCTGAAGACGCTTGCCAACCTTGGCACGGAGCGCGGCATTGTCTCGGCGGTCGTCTATGATGGCGCCGGCCGTCCCTTCGCGCACTATGCGCGCGATGCACACGCCGCGCGGCAGATCCCCGTGCGCGCCGGCCCGGATGGACACGCGTTCGTCGGCGATCAGCTGGAGGTGAACGTCCCCATCCGGCGCGGCTCGGAGCTGCTGGGCTCCGTTTATCTCAAGTCGGAGCTCACCGCCCTCACCGAGCGCCTGCGCGCGGTGGTGGGAATCATGGGCGCCGTGCTGGTGGGAACGGTGCTGGTGTCGATCGTCCTCTCCAGCGTCGTGCTGGGGCTCGTCACCGAACCGATCTTGCGGCTGGCGGGAGTGGCGCGCGACGTCTCCACGCACCAGGACTACTCGGTGCGCGCCGAGCCGCACGGCAACGACGAGGTGGGAACGCTGATCACCGCGTTCAACGGGATGCTGGACGAGATCCAGAAGCGCGACGATGCGCTCACGGATGCGCGGGAGAACCTGGAGCGACGCGTTGGGGAGCGGACCCTCGCGCTCACGATGGAGATCACCGAGCGCGAGCGCACCGAGGCGCAGTTGCGCGTTGCCAAGGACGAGGCCGAGGCGGCGGCGCGGGCCAAGAGCGAATTTCTCGCCACGATGAGCCACGAGATTCGCACACCGATGAACGGCGTCCTGGGGATGACGGAGCTGATGCTCGATACCGAGCTGTCGTCGCGCCAGCGCGAGTACGTCCTCGCGATCCAGCAGTCGGGGGAGTCGCTCCTCACGATCATCAATGACATTCTCGACTTCTCGAAGGTCGAGGCGGGGAAGTTCGACATCGAGAACGTCGAGTTCGACCTCCCGCGCGTGGTGGGCGATGCGGTCGACCTCTTTGCGCGAAAGGCAGCGGAGAAGCAGATCACGCTGCGCTCGACGGTGGCACCGGCGGCGCGGCGCATGGTGGGAGGCGATCCCACGCGCGTGCGGCAGATCATCCTCAACCTGGTGGGCAACGCGATCAAGTTCACCGCGCGTGGCGAGGTGAGCATCGACACGACCGTCCAGGAGGACGACGGCACCAGCATGCTGGTGCGCATCGCGGTACGCGACACGGGAATCGGCGTCGATGCCGACACGGTGGCGCGTCTCTTTGAGCCGTTCACGCAGGCCGACAGCAGCACCAGCCGCAAGTACGGCGGGACGGGGCTTGGCCTGGCGATCAGCCGCAAGCTCACGGAGCTGATGGGCGGTGAGGTGGGCGTGGAAAGCGCGTCGGGCCAGGGGAGTACGTTCTGGTTCACCGTGCGGGTGCGCCGCGTGGACGCGGCCGGCGGCGCCCCCCGCGTGGCAGACGCCGCGCCGCCAGCAGCAACCGAGGCGCGCGGTTCCCAGGCGAGCAACCTGGACGGGAGCGCCGCGCCGGTACTGCACGCGCTGGCGCACGAGGCGACGGCAGAGGAGGCGCAGCTCCACACGCGCGACGTGGTGCGCAACTCCTTCCTTGGTACACGGGTGCTGCTGGCGGACGACAACGACATCAACCAGTTCGTGGCGCGCTCCTTCCTCGACACGTTGGGCTGCGCCGTGGTCGTCGTACCGACAGGGGCTGACGCGGTGGAGGCGGCGCGGGAGCGCGACTTCGACATCATCCTCATGGACTGCCAGATGCCGGAGATGGACGGCTACGATGCCACGCGCGTCATCCGTGCCGAACGTTCACATGAGGCGCGCCGCATCCCGATCGTCGCCCTCACGGCGTCGGCGATCGACGGGGAGCGCGAGCGGTGCCTGTCGGCGGGAATGGACGACTACCTCTCGAAGCCGTTCCGCCTCGACGAGCTGTTCGTCGTCTTCCGGCGCTGGTGCGGACAGTTGGAGCAGGGAGTCACCGATGCCCCACTCGCCCTCGGGCGTGGCGCGTGGCAGGAGAGCGGGACGACCAGCTCCGTCTGGAACGACATCGTGGGCGAGGAACGTCCACCGCGCAACGCCGCGCCGGCCAACGAGCGGATGCATCGCATCCTGGGCCAGGGCTCGGCGCTCGACGTGGGATCGCTGCGCCGCGAGAGCGATTCGGCCACCGCGCCCTCGCAGCGGCGCACATCGATCCGCTGGTATCGCCAATCGGCGCCACAACTGTTGCAGGCGCTGCGTGATTCGGTGGTCGCCGACGATCGGCAGGCCGTGCGGGGGCTCGCGCACGAGTTCCAGCGCAGCAGCGCCCACGTGGGGGCGACGCAGCTGGCGGGCCTGCTGCGAACGATGGAGCGCCTGGTGGAGCTGGTCTCGATCGAGGAGCTGGAACTCCGCTGCGCCGAGGTAGAGCTTGCCTACGAAGCCGCCGAACGCGAACTGGACGCGGTGGAGGCGGGAGAGCGGGAGTGA
- a CDS encoding YfiR family protein — protein MLPVLLPGMIGGATGGPQGEPSDSQLRAAFLFRFGQYASWPKGSDGASATAPFVIGVFADPALLKEMARLVAGRMIEGRTVSVRAVDQVEDQEGLAVLFLGTDDPLLIGRAIRVARARGILTVGYTDGFAERGGMINFFHEDAKLRFEVNVDATANAGLRLSSQLLRLARLVKSQGGEP, from the coding sequence TTGCTGCCGGTCCTCCTTCCGGGGATGATCGGTGGCGCGACCGGGGGACCGCAGGGCGAGCCGTCAGACTCGCAGCTGCGCGCGGCCTTCCTTTTCCGCTTTGGCCAGTACGCGTCGTGGCCCAAAGGGTCCGACGGAGCGTCGGCGACCGCGCCGTTCGTCATCGGCGTCTTCGCCGACCCGGCGCTCCTCAAGGAGATGGCGCGCCTGGTGGCCGGACGTATGATCGAGGGGCGCACGGTCAGCGTGCGTGCGGTCGACCAGGTCGAAGACCAGGAGGGGCTCGCGGTGCTCTTTCTCGGCACCGACGATCCGCTGTTGATCGGTAGGGCGATCCGCGTGGCGCGCGCACGCGGCATTCTCACGGTCGGCTACACGGACGGCTTTGCCGAGCGTGGCGGCATGATCAACTTCTTCCACGAGGATGCCAAGCTCCGCTTCGAGGTCAACGTCGACGCGACCGCGAACGCCGGGCTGCGCCTCAGTTCGCAATTGCTCCGTCTGGCTCGCCTGGTCAAGTCGCAGGGAGGTGAGCCGTGA
- a CDS encoding TonB-dependent receptor — protein sequence MTYRSATRACLLLALSLGSYARPLGAQRATADSAIMELSLEQLMGVEVRSVSRREERVFEAPAAVFVLTAADLRRTGVSSVQEALQLAPGIQAAQLRSSQWAIGSRGFAGQYANKLLVLIDGRSVYSRLFAGVIWEEENLPISEIERIEVIRGPGATLWGANAVNGVINIVTKAASATDGSLATARYGRDGQAEVALQHSGSAGEAWSYRLFANRKAGDALGSLAGGESNDDWKLLRTGVRTMWKRAGDRLTVSADAHQLKYGTNFPQARAEPPYLFQLPERNDFSGGHALARWERTLSPGSALTLQGYLSYNHRNAMSSLDEKERTIDLEVQHQLTIAERQRVVWGGGYRSVDEHNRGILDMVFSPVRVTEQFFNAFVQDEIALVPHRAFVTLGGKLERNPYSGWELQPKASLSVLPSARQTLWASVARAVRIPASVDRNVDYPQAIIPSQVGGPPTVVALVGNPDLGSEVLIASEAGYRVRPTSSVSIDLAVYWNHYPKVRIFERSEPQYVPTPPPGVVRIAATAQTTGRADISGAELLSRWEPTAGWVLEGVYSYLNWDYSRTPTALEQGADRAGSAPRHQFRMRSASSLPGNIDVDLTYRYVADLPSFGVTSRHAVDGRLAWSPNAHIEWALGGRNMLSPPQAEFLSESRTIPSRIPWSVYSSVTVRR from the coding sequence ATGACGTACCGATCGGCCACCCGTGCCTGCCTTCTCCTGGCCTTGTCGTTGGGATCGTACGCCCGACCGCTCGGCGCCCAGCGCGCGACCGCGGATTCCGCGATCATGGAGCTGTCACTCGAACAGCTCATGGGCGTCGAGGTGCGCAGCGTCTCGCGCCGCGAGGAGCGGGTCTTCGAGGCCCCGGCTGCGGTCTTCGTCCTCACCGCCGCCGACCTCCGGCGCACCGGTGTGTCATCGGTCCAGGAAGCCTTGCAGCTGGCGCCAGGGATCCAGGCGGCGCAGCTCCGCTCCTCGCAGTGGGCCATCGGCTCGCGCGGCTTCGCCGGCCAGTACGCCAACAAGCTCCTCGTCCTCATCGACGGCCGCTCGGTCTACTCCCGGCTCTTCGCGGGGGTCATCTGGGAGGAGGAGAATCTCCCGATCTCCGAGATCGAGCGCATCGAGGTCATTCGCGGCCCCGGCGCCACGCTCTGGGGGGCGAATGCGGTGAACGGGGTCATCAACATCGTCACCAAGGCGGCCTCCGCCACCGACGGGTCGCTGGCCACGGCGCGCTACGGGCGCGACGGCCAGGCGGAAGTCGCACTGCAGCACAGCGGGAGCGCGGGCGAGGCCTGGAGCTATCGCCTGTTTGCCAATCGCAAGGCAGGCGATGCCCTCGGCTCGCTGGCCGGCGGTGAGTCCAACGACGACTGGAAGCTCCTCCGTACCGGCGTGCGCACGATGTGGAAGCGTGCGGGCGATCGCCTCACGGTCTCCGCGGATGCGCATCAGCTCAAGTACGGGACAAACTTCCCGCAGGCGCGCGCCGAGCCGCCGTACCTGTTCCAGCTCCCGGAGCGGAACGACTTCAGCGGCGGCCACGCCTTGGCGCGCTGGGAGCGGACGCTCTCGCCGGGCTCGGCGCTCACGCTGCAGGGCTACCTCTCGTACAACCATCGCAACGCGATGAGCAGCCTGGACGAGAAGGAACGCACGATCGACCTCGAGGTGCAGCACCAACTGACAATCGCCGAGCGGCAGCGCGTGGTTTGGGGCGGCGGCTACCGCTCCGTGGATGAGCACAACCGCGGCATCCTGGACATGGTCTTCAGCCCCGTCCGGGTCACCGAGCAGTTCTTCAACGCCTTTGTCCAGGACGAGATCGCCCTGGTGCCGCACCGTGCCTTCGTCACGTTAGGCGGCAAGCTGGAACGCAATCCATACTCGGGGTGGGAGCTGCAACCCAAGGCCAGCCTGAGCGTGCTCCCGTCGGCGCGCCAGACGCTGTGGGCCAGCGTGGCGCGCGCGGTGCGCATCCCGGCCAGCGTGGACCGCAATGTCGACTACCCGCAGGCGATCATTCCCTCGCAAGTCGGCGGCCCGCCAACGGTCGTGGCGCTGGTGGGGAATCCCGACCTCGGTTCCGAGGTCCTCATCGCCTCCGAGGCTGGCTATCGCGTGCGTCCCACGAGTTCCGTCTCGATCGACCTTGCGGTCTACTGGAATCACTATCCCAAGGTCCGAATCTTCGAGCGCAGCGAACCGCAGTACGTCCCCACGCCGCCGCCTGGCGTGGTGCGCATCGCGGCGACGGCACAAACGACGGGGCGCGCCGACATCTCGGGCGCGGAGCTGCTCTCGCGCTGGGAGCCGACGGCGGGATGGGTGCTCGAGGGAGTCTACTCGTACCTGAACTGGGACTACTCCCGCACCCCTACAGCGCTGGAGCAGGGGGCCGATCGTGCAGGCTCGGCGCCGCGCCACCAGTTCCGGATGCGGTCGGCGTCGTCGCTCCCCGGGAACATCGACGTGGACCTCACCTATCGCTATGTCGCCGACTTGCCGTCGTTTGGCGTGACGAGTCGTCACGCCGTCGACGGGAGGCTCGCCTGGTCGCCCAATGCGCACATCGAGTGGGCCCTGGGCGGGCGCAACATGCTGTCACCGCCGCAGGCGGAGTTCCTCTCCGAGTCGCGCACGATTCCATCCCGCATTCCGTGGAGCGTGTACAGCTCGGTCACCGTTCGACGCTAG